In the genome of Candidatus Eisenbacteria bacterium, the window TTCCGCTCAGCCAGTCGAATGCCTGGTTCGCGAGAAGCTGGTTGTCGCCGTACGCGGAGTGGGCGTCGCTGAAGATCTCGTCCGAGAGCGCGAGGATCCGTCCGGTGCCGACGGTGACGGCGACGGCGGCGGGAAGGCCGGCCACGTCCTCGACCAGCCCCACGGATGGAGGCGCGATGTCGGTGATGGTCGCGAGGTTCGAATCCAGGTTCACGAAGTGGACGTCCCGCGTGATCACGTGCGGATAGATTCGTTCCGTGATGCCGCTCGCTCCGGGGTACTCCTGATACCGGATCGCCACGCCGGTGGCGGTGAGGAGCGTGTTGTAGATGGCGACCGTGGACGGGTTGTCGCCTTCGAGGAGCAGGGCTCCCCCTCCCGCGAGCCAGGGCGTCAGCGCGGCGATCTCGGACGGCTGCCATGGATTGAAGCTGTCGGGAACCCAGAGGATGTCGTGCCCGGAGAGGATCTCGGCGCTGATCGGCTCCGACGTCAGCTCGACCGTGGCGCCACGCTGCGTCAGAGAGCCCACCAGACCGCTCCACTCCGCCAGGTTCTCGTTGTCGTGCGCGTTGTCGAAGAGCACGCGCACCCCCGTGAGATTCGCGAGGAGCGCCTCGATGGACGCGGTCCGGGCGAGCGCGGGGTCGCGCGCCGCCGCGGGGCCGTCGGGAGCGCTTCCCTGGGGCGACGGAGGCGCGAGGCGGAACGTCTCGAGCGCGGCCGCGCTCGCCCCCTGCGCGAAGGCACGCCAGGTGAGCGCGGTGGCGCCCGTGTTCGCGATCGAGAGCTCCCGTGACGCGACCTCGCCCGTGAAGATCGACGCGCTCAGCGCGGACGGAGTGACCTGGACGTCCGGCGGCAGGACTCCGGTTCCGCTCAGCGGGACGGACGCGATCTCCTCGTCCGGGTCGTTGGTGAACAAGGTGAGCACGCCGGACACGGTTCCGACCGCCGCCGGCCGGAACCGGATCTCGATCTCGTGCGAGTCGCCCGGGCCGAGCGATAGAGGGATGTCCTCCACTTCGAAGACGGAGGGGCTCGCCCGCAGGTCCGTGATCTCGAGGGGGAGCGAGCCGGTGTTCGTCACGAGCAGGGTCTGCGTCTGGAAGCCGCCCACGAAGACGTTCAGGAAGGAGACGCTCGCGCCGCCGAAGGCGATGTCCGGAGCGGCTCCGACCGTGAGCGCCGCGGCGATGTCCGTCTGGGGTTCGTCGGGATCGTTGCTGGTGAGTCGGACCGCCGCGTCGTACTGGCCCCCGGGAAGGCCGGTCGCGTCGAACCGCACCGTGAGCGGCATGCTCTGGCCCGGCTCGACGCGCCCCGAGGTGGGGGTGACGGTGAGCCACGTCGGGGACGCCTGGATCCGCACGGCGAGCTCGCTTCGCAGGTAGGCCGTGTTGAAGGCGATCGTGAGCCCATCGCTGCGGGTCGCGTTCTGGATCCCGACGGTCGCGCTCGCGGATGGCGACCCGACGAACAGGTACTGATACACGATCGTTCCCTCGGCATGGAGGATCGCCTGGAACGTGTACGGACCGCCTCCGCCGAATCGGCTCACGTTGGACCACTGGACGATGAAGCGGTGTCCGTCGGACCAGGCGTGGGCGGTGGAAGCCGCGGTGAAGGCGAGATCGTCCCAGAACGGCGCCACCATGTTCTCGGGCGCGGTGGGACTCGGCAGGAACTGGTTCGTGTACTCGGCCGAGCCCGAGCTGAAGGAAAGGAAGCCGTTCGTGGAGACCCGAACGTGGGCGTACAGGTTGTCGTAGAACGGGAACAGGAACCCGATCGGAACGAACGTGGAGATCCCGTCGTCGCCCGTGATCGCGACCGGCGTGCCCACGTTGCTGATGTCGATCCACTGGAACTGCGGTCCGCCGGTCTCGTCGCTGTCGATCCACTGGTGGCCGAATTGATCGGGGCCGCCCCTTCCGTCCACGACGGGATCCCCCACCCGGGGATCCGCGTCGCCCTTCCCGAGCACCAGGTCCGCCTGGACCGTGGCGGAGGGCGCGGGCGAGGCGGACACGGCCGCGAACTCGAGCGCCCCCTCCTCTCCGTGGTTCGTGACGGTGATGACGCGCTCCCCCTCCTGGCCCGTGAAGAGCGACTGAGCGATGGAGGAAGGAGTCACCGCGATGTCGGGCGGCCCGACCGTGTGCCCCGAGGCGACATTCGAGAGCGGCGAGGCGTTCCCGTACTCGTCGAGCACT includes:
- a CDS encoding DUF4350 domain-containing protein, which encodes LRYALTPITETSFASAQPVTSVTAPRPAGSVEEVTVTRLQSETSYYFAVRVLDEYGNASPLSNVASGHTVGPPDIAVTPSSIAQSLFTGQEGERVITVTNHGEEGALEFAAVSASPAPSATVQADLVLGKGDADPRVGDPVVDGRGGPDQFGHQWIDSDETGGPQFQWIDISNVGTPVAITGDDGISTFVPIGFLFPFYDNLYAHVRVSTNGFLSFSSGSAEYTNQFLPSPTAPENMVAPFWDDLAFTAASTAHAWSDGHRFIVQWSNVSRFGGGGPYTFQAILHAEGTIVYQYLFVGSPSASATVGIQNATRSDGLTIAFNTAYLRSELAVRIQASPTWLTVTPTSGRVEPGQSMPLTVRFDATGLPGGQYDAAVRLTSNDPDEPQTDIAAALTVGAAPDIAFGGASVSFLNVFVGGFQTQTLLVTNTGSLPLEITDLRASPSVFEVEDIPLSLGPGDSHEIEIRFRPAAVGTVSGVLTLFTNDPDEEIASVPLSGTGVLPPDVQVTPSALSASIFTGEVASRELSIANTGATALTWRAFAQGASAAALETFRLAPPSPQGSAPDGPAAARDPALARTASIEALLANLTGVRVLFDNAHDNENLAEWSGLVGSLTQRGATVELTSEPISAEILSGHDILWVPDSFNPWQPSEIAALTPWLAGGGALLLEGDNPSTVAIYNTLLTATGVAIRYQEYPGASGITERIYPHVITRDVHFVNLDSNLATITDIAPPSVGLVEDVAGLPAAVAVTVGTGRILALSDEIFSDAHSAYGDNQLLANQAFDWLSGISWLQVTPAQGTTPAGGVSAVTVTLDAMGLAGGDHAAQVIVASNDPDEEEIAVPVSLRVTGAPDIAPARDTAAFGPVFLTASRADTIRVSNTGTATLAVESIEIGDPQFGVDAATFELGVGQSRNLVLTFAPTRLGPVETTATVRCNDPDEATVVIALSGEGREPPDVFIAPDSLSEGPLATGETAARLLRVENVSGSDLEFHIEVADREAQEESPPSSGAGPGPATTMTWSEFRVRAGEPSGATIGAPAIPVADLPVVLRDQGGDGG